GGTGCACCGGGACACCGGGGACCACCAGCGGGCCCTGGACCACTGCCTGCGCTCGCTCGAGGTGGCCCGCGAGCTGTCCGATCGCCGGGCGCAGTGTCACGCGCTGGATGGCCTTGCCTCGATCTACCTCTGCCTCGACCGGCCAGAGGACGCCCTGCGGCACGGCGAGGACGCGCTCGAACTGTCCAGGACCACCGGGTTCCGCCGTGGCGAGCTGGACGCGCTGACCGTACTGGCCGAGGTGCACCGGCGGGAGGGGCGAACCGAGGAGGCACTCGGGCACGCGAGCACGGCGCTGGAGCTGGCCCGCGCGGGCGGCTTCCGGCAGTGCACCGGCCAGGCACTGACCACGCTGGCCGAGACCTACCTCGCCAGGCGGGAGTACGCGCGCGCCGCCGAGCACGCCGGGCAGGCGCTGACCGCGCACCACGAAGTCGGCTACCGGCTCGGCGCGGCCCGCACGCTGCGCGTACTCGGCGAGATCCGGCACGGGGAGGGAGATCCGGCCGCCGCCCGATCGCACTGGCGGGACGCGCTGGCGATCTGCACGGAACTGGGGGCGTCCGAAGCTCACCGAATCCGCTCGCTACTCGAAGCCGGGGACTGACCGGCGACGAGCGGGCGAGCCCGTGGAGGTTCCCCGTGCCCAGTGACGCACGCGACCCGATCGCGGTGGTCGGTATCGGCTGCCGGTTCCCAGGGGCGCATGGCCCGCAGGAGTTCTGGCGGCTGCTGCGCTCCGGCCAGGACGCGGTGACCGAGATCCCGCAGCGCCGCCGCGAACTCGGCGGGTTCGATCAGGCGGCACGGCGCGAGCTGGCCGGACGTAAGGGCGGTTTCCTCACCGGGATCGAGGAGTTCGACCCAGGGTTCTTCGGCATCCCGCCGCGGGATGCGCACCGGATGGACCCGCAGCAACGGCTGTTACTGGAGACCGCGTGGGAGGCGCTGGAGGACGCCGGGCTGTGCCCGCGGGGGCAGGCCGGGCTGTCCGGAAGGGCCGGGGTGTTCGTCGGGCAGTCGGTCGCGGACTACTGGGAGCTGCAGCAGCGCGCTGTGCAGGGGCAGCGCACCGAACCACAGGCGGCGCTGAGCGGCATCCGGGCCATGCTCTCCGGCTACCTCTCCCACCTGCTCGAACTGAGTGGCCCGAGCCTCTCGGTGGACACCGCCTGCTCCTCCTCGCTGGTCGCGGTGCGACTGGCGGCGCAGAGCCTGCGCACCGGCGAGTGCGAGCTGGCGCTGGCGGGCGGGGTGAACCTGCTGCTGGCCCAGGAGAACTTCCTCGGCCTCGCCCGGCACGGGCTGTTCGCGGGCGACGGCAGGTGCAAGTTCGCCGACGCGGCCGCCGACGGTTTCGTGCGCGGCGACGGCGTGGGCCTGGTGGTGCTGAAACCGCTGCGGTCGGCGCTGGCCGCGCGGGACCGGGTGTACGCCGTGCTGCTCGGCGGGGCGCTGAACAACGACGGCGGGCGGGGCGGCGCGCTCGGCAGGCCCGCGGCGCCGGGGCAGTCGGAGGTGTTGCGCGCGGCCTACCTTGACGCAGGCGTGGCCGCGGCCGAGGTGGACTACGTGGAGGCGCACGGGGCGGGCACGGCGGTTGGCGACCCGGTGGAGCTGGCCGCGCTGGGTGAGGTGCTCGGCGCTGGCAGGCCTGCGGCGCGGGCGCTGCGGGTCGGCTCGGTGAAGACCAACCTCGGGCACACCGAGGCGGCAGCCGGGATCGCCGGGCTGATCAAGGCCGCGCTCTGCCTGCACCACGCCCGGATACCGCCGAGCCTGCACCTGCACGAGCCCAACCCGGCAATCGACTGGGCCGGACTGCCGCTGACCGTGCCGACCACGGCGGAACCGCTACCCGAGCGGGACCGCCCCCACCTGGCCGGAGTGAGCTCCTTCGGGATCTCCGGCACGAACGTGCATCTGGTGCTGGCCGAGGCACCGCGGGCAGCGCACCCGCCGGAGCCGCCGGGGCCAGTGGTGCTCACCCTGTCCGCGCACACCCCGGCGGCGCTGCGCGCGCTGGCCTGCGCCTACCCGGAGTACCTGGAACGGGGCGAGTTCGCGCTGGCCGACCTGTGCCACACCGCCGCGGTCCGGCGCGGGCACCACCCGCACCGGCTGGCCGTGCTCGGGAACTCCGCGGGCGAGCTGGCCGCGCGGCTACGCGGGTTCCTCGCCGGGGATCCGGGCCCCGGGACGGTCGCCGGGCAGGCCACGGCGCCGCCAAGGGTTGCCTTCGTGTTCCCGGGCCAGGGGGCGCAGTGGGCAGGCATGGGCCACGAGCTGCTGGAGACCGAACCGGTGTTCCGGGACTCGCTGGCCCGGTGCGACCGTGCCGTCCGCGCCGAGACCGGCTGGTCGGTGCTGGAGCGGCTGCACGGTCCGGCCGAGGGGGACCCGGTGCAGGTGTTGCAGCCGACCCTGTGGGCGGTGCAGGTGGCCCTGGCCGCACTCTGGCGTTCCTGGGGGATCGAGCCGGATGCGGTGCTCGGGCACAGCATGGGCGAGGTCGCGGCGGCCTGCGTGGCGGGGGCGCTCGGCGTGTCCGAGGCGGCGGCGGTGATCTGCCGCCGCAGCGCGCTGGCCGCCAGGCTGGCCGGGCGCGGCGGGATGCTGTCGGTCGCCCTGCCTGCCGAGGCGGCGGCCGCCGCGATCGCCGGGCGCACCGGGCGGGTCGCGGTGGCGGTGAGCAACGCGCCCTCGGCCACCGTGCTGTCCGGGGACCGCACCGCGCTGGCCGAGGTCGCAGCCGAGCTCACCGAACGCGGGGTGTCCTGCCGGTGGATCGAGGTCACCTTCGCAGCGCACAGCCCGCAGGTGGACGAGCTTTCCGGCGAGCTGCGGCAGCGGCTGGCCGGGCTGCGCGCCCGGCCACCGCGGATCACGTTCCAGTCCACCGTGCCCGGCGGCCCGCCCGCTGGCCTGCTGGACGCCGGGTACTGGGTGCGCAACCTGCGCGAGCCGGTGCGGTTCGGCGACGGGGCCGGGCGGTTGCTGCGCGCAGGGATCACGGTGTTCCTCGAGCTCAGCCCGCACCCGATCCTGCTGCCAGCCGTGGCGGAGTGCGCGGAGGCCGAGGGCAGGCCGGTGACCGCACTGCCCTCGCTGCGCCGGACCGAGCCGGAACGGGAGGGCCTGCTCGGCTCGCTGGCCGCACTGCACGTGCGCGGCTGCCCGGTCCGGTGGCGGCGGGTGTACCCCGGCGGCCGGGTGGTCTCGCTGCCGCCGTACCGCTGGGACCGCGGGCGGTACTGGATCACCCCACAGCCCCGGCCCGCTCCCGGCCACCCGCTGCTGGGCACTCCGGTCGACACCGCGGGCACGGAGCGCTGCTGGGAGGGCAGGCTGGACTGGGAACGCAACGGCTACCTCGCCGACCACCGGGTGCGGGAGGCGATCGTGTTCCCCGGCTCGGGGTACTGCGAGCTGGCGGTGGCCGCGGTGCGCGAGCTGACCGGGGCACGGGCGATCACCATCACCGGGGTGCGGCTGCGCACCGCGCTGCTGCTGCGCGCGGGCGAGTCCCCGCTGCTGCGGGTCCGGCTGGTCCCGCGGCCGGGGTCGGGCTGGCGGGTGGAGATCCTGAGCAACCAGGACGGCGGGTGGGTCACCCATGCCAGCGGGACGGCGCGGGCCGACGCGGCGCGGCCACCGGCAGGGGAGTCCCCGGCCGAGGTCAGGGCTCGCTGCCGGGAGAAGTTGTCCGGGCCGGGGTTGTACCGCCGGATCGGCGCGGGCGGCAACGAGTGGCGGGAGCGGTTCCAGGGGGTCGCCGAGGTCTGGTGCGGCCGGGGCGAGGCGCTGGCCAGGGTCGTCTGCCCGGAGTCGCTGCGCGCCGAACTGGCCGGGTTCCACCTGCACCCGGCGGTGCTGGACGCCTGCGGGCAGGCACTGGCCGCCGCGGCAGGCGAGCCGCGCGGCCCGCTGGTGCTCGGCGGCACCAGGGAGGCCCGGATCCACGGCAGCCTCGGCGAGCGGTTGTGGAGCCATGCGGTGCTGACCGGGCGCGGGCCGGACGGCTCCCCGCGCGGCGATCTCCGGGTGCTGGACGAGGCAGGGAACTGCGTACTGGAACTGCACGGGACCAGCGCTCGGTACCTGCGTCCCGGTACGCCCGAGCTGTACGAGCTGCGCTGGGAACGTGCCCGGGGCATGCGGGAGCGGCGGCCGGAGACGCAGGGTACCTGGCTGGTGCTGCCCGATGCCGGGGGTGTCGGGCAGCGGTTGCGGGAGCTCCTGCTGGCCGGGGGCGAGGACTGCCTGCTGGCCGGGCCGGAAGTGGATCCGGCCGGGTTAGCGCTCGCGGACGCCCCGATCCGCGGGGTGGTGTACCTGGCCTGCCTGGACCTCCGCGCGGACTCGCCGGTGCCCGAGGCACTGGAGCTGGGGTGCGGCACGGTGCTGCGCCTGGTGCGCGCCCTGCGCGGGGTGCGCACCAGGTTGTGGCTGGTGACCTGTGGGGCGCAGCCCGCAGGCTTGCCGGTGCGGACCCCGCTGGCCGCGCCGCTGTGGGGGCTCGGGCGGGTGCTGGCGCAGGAGCACCCCTGCCTGCGCCCCACCCTGGTGGACCTGGACGAGCGCGCCCCCGCCGCGGCTGCCGCGGCACTGCACCGGCAGCTGCGCGCGGCTGGCGAGGAGAACCAGCTCGCGCTGCGCGGGCCGGAGCGATACGTGGCCCGGCTGGCCCGGTACCGGCCGCCGGAGCGGGCGCCGGAAACGGCTGGCCCCTCCGGCGGCAGCTACCTGGTCACCGGCGGGCTGGGCGGTATCGGCCGCAGGGTGGCGGCCTGGCTGGCCGGGCGCGGCGCCCGGCACCTGGTGCTCACCGGCCGCTCCGCTGGGCAGGCACCCGAGCTGGCGGGCGCCCGGGTGCACTACGCGCGGGTGGACGTGGCCGACGAACCGGCGATGCGCGCGCTGCTGGCCGGCCTGCGGCGGCGGGGCTGGCCACCGGTGCGCGGGGTGTTCCACGCGGCGGGAGTGGTGGAGTTCGCGCTCGCCGAGGCCATCGACCCGGCCCGGTTGCCGGAGCTGACCCGGGCCAAGATCGCCGGTGCGCTGGTACTGCACCGGCTGTTTCCCGGCACCGAGCTGGCCGAGTTCGTGCTGTTCTCCTCGGTGGCCGCGGTGCTGCACCTGCCAGCCATGGGCAGCTACGCCGCGGGCAACGCCTTCCTGGACGCGCTCGCGCACTACCGGCGGGCCCGTGGCGAGGTGGCGACCACCGTCAACTGGGGGGTGTGGCACTCGGTGGGCATGGCGGCGCGGGCCGGGCACTCCTCCCGGCCCGCGCTGCCGGAGGGGATGAGCGGGTTCGCGCCGGAGCAGGGGCTCGCGCTGCTGGAGCGGGTGCTGCGGGAGGGACCGGCGCAGGTGGCCGCCTTCACCGCGGACTGGGCCAGGGTGCGGGCCGCGCACCCGGCGGAGGCCCGGCTGCCGGTGTTGCGCGAGCTGGTGCCCGCCGGACCGGAACCAGCCGCCGCCGGCGAGCCGGAGCGGCCGGTGGGCCGGGCCGCGGTCACCGCCTACCTGGTGCGGCAGCTGGCCGCGGTGCTGGAACTGCCCCCGGAACGGATCGACCAGGACACGCCGCTGCACCGGATGGGGCTCGGCTCGCTGTCCGCACTCGAGCTGCGCAACCGGGTGACCGCCGCCCTCGGTGTGACCCTGCCGGTGACCCAGCTGCTCGGCGGGCATTCGGTGGCCCAGCTGACCGAAACCGTCCTAGCCGAACCAACCCGAGCGGGAGGGCCCTGAACGTGGCTTTCCGGACGTTGAACGTCTCAAAAGTGCCGTTCACAACGCTGAGTGTCTCGAAAGCCACGTTCACCCAGGTTCAGGAGTCCCAGAGCTCACGCACGCGCCCCGCCACGGAGGCGGACTGGGCTAGGCTCGCGCGCGCCGCTTCCGGCTGGCGGGAGGCGTCCCGCGGATCCCGCCCGAGCGCGGCACGCGTGCCCTCGTCCGGGCTGAGCACCAGCACCTCGCCCGCCGCCCGTACCGGGGCGGTCTGTTCCTGCACACCCGCCCCCGGCAGGCCGCGAATGTCCGGCACCGGCGCGAGCACCACGACCCGCGCGTACCCGGCGGCGAGGTCGGCGTTGGTCGGGGACCGGATGATGGCGTCCAGGTAGCGCCGCGTGCCGATGGTGACCGGGGACCAGACCCCGGGCAGCGCGCAGCTTGCCGCGACCGCGTCCACCAGGCTGGCGCCCGAGCCCACGCCGAAGGTGGCGAGCGCGCCGGAGGCCGCGTCCACGGCGGTGACCAGCAGCCGCCTGCCCGGCCATCCCGTGCCCGGCAGGTAGTCGGCGACGATCTCGCGCAGCGTGCTCTCCGGCCCGGCCCTTGCGGACAGCGCCAGCGCGCCCAGTCGCGCGCGGATCTCCGCCGCCGGCTTGCCGCTGTCGATCAGCGCGGACAGCGCCTCGGCGAACGGGGCCTGGCTTGGCGTGGTGCGCTCGTCGGTCCGCCGCGGCGGGGACAGCATGATCTCCAGCTGGCGCCGCAGGTCCATCCCGCAGGCGAGATGCGCCGCCGCCAGCGCCCCGGCGGAGGTGCCGATCAGCAGGTCGGCGCCTGCCAGATCCACCCCAGCCTCGTGCAGGCCGGTGAGCATGCCCCACTGCCACGCATATCCGGTGTTCCCGCCCCCGCCGAGCACGAGTGCCTTACCCATTGGTTGCTTACCCAGTGGTGCAGCCATCGGTGCCGATCCCTCACCAGGACGATATACACATATACCAAACGAATTCTGTCAGTTACTTTCTGTCGTGCCAATCGGTCGTCCGGCGCAGTCGGAACCGGCAGTTGTCAGCGCACTGCAAGGCCGACGTGAGCGGCGTGTGCTGCACTCGACTGGCGCGAGCCGCGCCCGCGCGGGCCCCGGTCGTCACCCGCAGGGGGTACGGGTGACGGCCGGTGGCTGGGCCCGATCAAGCACCTCGATCGAGTGTTGTGGACGCTGTGGATAACTCGGCAGTTGTACACAGGCTTCCTGTGGACAACTCCGGGAGGGTCAGCGGCCGCCGCCGATCGGCAGCACCGCGCCGGTGGCATAGGACGCCGCAGGGGACAGCAACCAGAGCACGGCCTCGGCGATCTCCTCCGGCCGGGCGGGGCGGCCCAGCGGGATCGAGGGGGCGAGCCGTTCCAGCCGATCCGGCAGCCCCGCCCCGGCATGCAGGCCGGTCTCCACCGTGCCGGGGGCGACCGCGTTGACCCGGATCCGCTCGCCTGCCACCTCCTGGGCAAGGCCGAGGGTCATGGTCTCCACCGCCGCCTTGCTGGCGGCGTAGTGCACCCACTCGCCGGCTGAGCCGAGCCGGGCCGCGGTGGAGGACACGTTCACGATCGCCCCGCCCCCGCCTCCGTAGCGGGTGGACATCCGGCGCACGGCCTCCCGCGCGCACAGGAACACGCCGGTCACGTTGACGTCGAGCACCCTGCGCACCGAGGAGACCCGCTGCTCGTCCAGCCTGCCAGGGGTGAAGCCGGTGATACCCGCGTTGTTCACCAGCCGGGTCAGCGGGCCGATCGCGGCGGCGGTCTCGAACAGGTTGTACACATCGTCCTCGTTCGACACATCGGCCTGCACCGCCAGCGCCCGCCGCCCGCAGGCCTGCACATGCTCCATCACCGCGTTCGCCGCCTCGACGTCGGTCACGTAGTTGACCACTACGTCGTAGCCGTGCTCCGCGGCCAGCAGGCAGATCGCCGCACCGATGCCGCGGCTACCGCCGGTAACCACTAGTACACCCGCCATGACCACAGTGTGGCACCGCGGAGGGACCCGGCTCCAGGCCGAAATTTCAGCCTTAACAGTTCACAATAAACCTTGAAAGTTCAACAGTCATAGCCGCTGCCTGCTGGTTCCGGTTCTTGTCAAAATGCAAGCAAACGATAAAGGAATTTAATTTCAACACGTAGCATATGGGTACGTAACAATTCAAGACTTTGGGTTCGACCTGGGGGGATGTAATTTCGTAGCCGCAAAGACACCCCTGCGTGCATACCCCTGCACGTCTTTGACGCAAAGGAAAACATCCATGCGAATCAAGCGAGCTCTGACCGCAAGCGCGATGGCGCTGGCCGCCGCCACCGCCGTGCTGGCCCCGGGGAGCGCCGCCGCGGCACCTCCGGCACCGAGCGACGACGTCTCGCCGTCGATCATCGGTGGCACCTACGGCAACTACGGCCCGGCCGCGCGGCTCTACCGCAACGGACGGGAGACGTGCTCCGCGACCATCATCGCGCCGCAGTGGATTCTGACCGCCAAGCACTGCGTGGGCTCCGGCATGAGCTTCCGGATCGGCAACCCGGTGGCCTCCCAGGGCACCTACGCGGCAGCCACGAACTACTACAACCACTCGGCCGACCTTTCCCTGGTCCGGCTGGACCGCTCGGTGCAGGCCAGCTACGCCCAGCTGGCCAGCTCCAACCCGACCCGGGGCGCCACGGTGAACGTCTACGGCTGGGGTGCGACCTGCCGTGGCAACGAGGCAGGCTGCCAGTCCCCGCGGCTGAAGACCGCCACCACCACCTACTACGGCATCAGCCGGGACGCCTACGGCGGCCAGGCGCTGTACCTGTACCGCGGTAACGGCATCACCGCGGGCGGCGACTCCGGTGGCCCGGCCGTGTACGGCGGCACCCAGGTCGGCGTGGCCTCCACCAGCAACCGCAGCACGGTCACCAACTACACGTCGGTGGCCGCCTACCGCAGCTGGATCCGCCAGGTCGCGGGCGTCTGATACCCGCATCCCGGCCATCCGAAGGGGCCGTGCGCGCCGAACCGGCGTGCGCGGCCCCGTTTCATCGCGCCCGCCTCACAGGGCGAACTGCTTGAGCTCCATGTCCGTCACCACCAGGTCGGCCCGTTCCCTGGTGGGCGCGATCAGGTCGGCGTTGCGCTGGTCCGAGCCAAGGGCACGCTGCCTGGCCTCGACCAGCGAGCGGCCGTAGTGCCGGTGCCGGGTGACCAGTCGTTCCAGCCGTTCGTCCTCGTCCGGGGCCAGGTACCAGGCCTCGGCCAGCAACGGGCGCAGCTGGTCCCAGGGCTCGGTGTCCAGCAGCAGGTAGTTCCCCTCGGTGATCACCAGGGGCACCTTCGGGGAGACCGGCACCGCGTTCGCGATCGGCTCCTCGATCTCCCTGCGAAACTCCGGGGCGTAGACCAGCTCGGTGCCCTCGCTCAGCCTGCGGATCAGGTGCACGTAGCCATACGCGTCGAAGGTGTCCGGCGCGCCCTTGCGGTCGGCACGGCGCAGCCGGTTCAGCTCGACCTGCGCGAGATGGAAGCCGTCCATCCCGACCACCGCGGCCCGGTTACCGAGCGCGCGGGCGAGCCGCCAGGCGAGCGTGGTCTTGCCGGAGGCCGGTGCGCCGACGATGCCGAGCACCGAGCGCTTTCCGCTGGCAACCAGTGCCTCCGCCCTGGCCAGCAGGTCGTCGTATGCGGTCATGTCACTCCCATCTCGCCCTGATCGGGCCTACCCAACTTCGTGGTCCACGGTGCCGCACCCGCTCGGCGGCCACCTCGTTCGCGAAGGCGATCAGCTCGGGCAGCGCGAGCCGGTCGCCCACCCGCGCGGCCAGCGCGCCGTGCCAGACATCGCCTGCGCCGAGGGTGTCGGCGACCTCGGCCACCGGAGGTACCGGCACCTCGCCCTCAGCCCCGCCCGCGCGCCAGCGCACCGGCTCCGGACCCGCGGTGGTGAGCACCGCGGGAACCGCACGCAGCGCGCCCTCGGGGGCGCGGAAGTGCGCCGAGCAGGCGGCGATGTCCACCAGCGGCAACAGTTCGGTCAGCACCGGCTTCCAGCTACCCGCGTCCAGCAGCACCGGCACCCCCGCGGCGCGGGCCCAGCGGGCCACCCCCAGCGCCAGCTCCGGATGGTGCCCGTCCAGCAGCACCGCGCGCACCGGCTCGGCGGGCTCGGGCCACGCAAGCGGCCCCGGTGGCGCCGTGCCCGCGTTGTGCGAGACCACCGTGCGCTCCCCATCCCGCTCGCGCACCGCGACGGCGCTGACCGCGGGCGGGTGCGGGAACTCCGGCGCGAGGTCGTGCACGGTCACCCCGCAGGCGTCCAGATCGGCGCGGGCCAGCCCGGCCAGCGGGTGCGCGCCGAGCACGGTGAGCAACCGGGCCCGCTCACCCAGCGCCGCCACGGTCACCGCGGCGTTCGTCGCAGGCCCGCCCGCGGCGGTGTCCACCTCGAGCGCCTGCACCTTCTCGCCCGGCTCCGGCAGCCGCCGCACCCGCTGCACCAGGTCGATCGTGCACAGTCCGGCCAGCAGTACGGTCATGGCGACATGCCTCCTGCTCCTGCACGCTGCGGTCGAGAGGTGGATGACCCGGAAGGTAGACAGCGGTACGCTCCCCGGCAAGCGTTTGCGCAAACGCTTGGCCGCCCCCTGTCGCCAACCTCGACGCGAGGAGACCGATGCCGCCTTCGAGATCGTCCAGACCCACCCAGCGCGATATCGCCGAGTTGGCAGGCGTCTCGATCACCACGGTCTCGCATGTGGTCAACGGGACCAGGGCAGTGGCGCCGGAGACCAGGGCCGCGGTGCTGGCCGCGGTCGAGCAGACCGGCTACACCGGGGACGCGATCGCCCGCTCCCTGGTGACCGGTGGTACCCGGTCCATCGGAGTGGCGATCTCGCTGCTGGCCAACCCCTACTTCGCGGTGCTGATGCAGGCGATCGAGCGGGAGGCCGCGGCGGCCGACTACACGGTACTGCTCGCCGACACCCACGACACGGTGACCACCGAGCAGGACACGGTACGCGCGCTGCGCTCCCGCAGGGTGGACGGCCTGCTGCTCACCCCGGCGCCCGGCGACGGCACGGTGATCGGCGAGCTGGTGTCGCTCGGCATGCCGACCGTCCTGCTGGACCGGCTCACCACCCGCACCGATGTGGACCAGGTCGGTGCCGAGAACATCCAGTCCACCTCGGCGCTGACCGAGCATCTCGGCAGCAGGGGGCACCGGCGGATCGGGCTGGTCGCCGGCGCTCCCGGCCTGGCCACCAGCGAGGAGCGCACCCTGGGCTACCGGCTGGGGCTGGGCCGCAGCGGGCTGGCCTGGAACCCGGACCTGGTGGCCTGCGGGCATTCCGCAAGGGACGGTGGCGCCGCGGCGCTGCGTGAGTTGCTGGCGCTGCCCGAACCACCGACCGCCGTGGTGGTGGCCAACGACGCGATGATGGTGGGCGTGCTGCACGAGGCACAGCGGCGCGGGCTGCGGATCGGCAGCGACCTGGCGCTGGCCGGGTACGACGACGCGGAGTGGGCCGATCTGGTCGATCCCCCGCTGACCACGATGGCGCAGCCGGTCGAGGAGATCGGCAGGCAGGCGGTCCGGCTGCTGCTCGGGCGGATCGCCGACCCGGACCGCACACCGGAGACCATCCGGCTGCCGCCCGCGTTACGGCACCGCGCCTCCTGCGGCTGCTGAGTTCAGCGCGGCCGCGGCTTCCAGTAGCATCCAGGCGCCGAGCTGGACGGAGAGGTCCCGGGCCGGATGTTCTTCCAGCGCGCCGGGATCCGGCGCCTGTTCCGTCCACTCCGGACTGAAAAGTGGTAGGCCATCCACTGTGGATGCACTTCGCCAGCAGGCCCGTGCCGAGGCGCGTACCAGCCCGGCCGCCGTGTTCGCCACCTCCCCCGGCGGCAGCTCGCGGGCGGCCAGCGCGAGGTAGCGGGCCAGGATGCCGGCGAACAGCCCGCCGTCCCCGCCGCCCTGGCCGCGCAGCACCCCGCCGGGCGCGCAGTGGGCAGCCACCGCCCGCACCGTCCGCACCGCCGAGTCCACATCGGACAATTCGAGGCAGGCGCCGAGGTAGACACCCTGGCAGTAGGTGTAGACGAGGGTGACCAGCTCGTCGCCCTCCTCCTGACCCGGCTCGGCGACCCGCAACCCGTCCCAGACCAGCCCGGTGGCGGGGTCGACCAGGTTGCCGGTCATCCAGCCGAGCAGCTCGCGGGCCCGCTCGGTTTCCCCGGCGCGGGCATGCGCGATGGCTGCGGGGCCGTTGGCCGGCGCGTT
The sequence above is drawn from the Amycolatopsis aidingensis genome and encodes:
- a CDS encoding SDR family oxidoreductase; its protein translation is MAGVLVVTGGSRGIGAAICLLAAEHGYDVVVNYVTDVEAANAVMEHVQACGRRALAVQADVSNEDDVYNLFETAAAIGPLTRLVNNAGITGFTPGRLDEQRVSSVRRVLDVNVTGVFLCAREAVRRMSTRYGGGGGAIVNVSSTAARLGSAGEWVHYAASKAAVETMTLGLAQEVAGERIRVNAVAPGTVETGLHAGAGLPDRLERLAPSIPLGRPARPEEIAEAVLWLLSPAASYATGAVLPIGGGR
- a CDS encoding PfkB family carbohydrate kinase; protein product: MTVLLAGLCTIDLVQRVRRLPEPGEKVQALEVDTAAGGPATNAAVTVAALGERARLLTVLGAHPLAGLARADLDACGVTVHDLAPEFPHPPAVSAVAVRERDGERTVVSHNAGTAPPGPLAWPEPAEPVRAVLLDGHHPELALGVARWARAAGVPVLLDAGSWKPVLTELLPLVDIAACSAHFRAPEGALRAVPAVLTTAGPEPVRWRAGGAEGEVPVPPVAEVADTLGAGDVWHGALAARVGDRLALPELIAFANEVAAERVRHRGPRSWVGPIRARWE
- a CDS encoding LacI family DNA-binding transcriptional regulator, with product MPPSRSSRPTQRDIAELAGVSITTVSHVVNGTRAVAPETRAAVLAAVEQTGYTGDAIARSLVTGGTRSIGVAISLLANPYFAVLMQAIEREAAAADYTVLLADTHDTVTTEQDTVRALRSRRVDGLLLTPAPGDGTVIGELVSLGMPTVLLDRLTTRTDVDQVGAENIQSTSALTEHLGSRGHRRIGLVAGAPGLATSEERTLGYRLGLGRSGLAWNPDLVACGHSARDGGAAALRELLALPEPPTAVVVANDAMMVGVLHEAQRRGLRIGSDLALAGYDDAEWADLVDPPLTTMAQPVEEIGRQAVRLLLGRIADPDRTPETIRLPPALRHRASCGC
- a CDS encoding nucleoside/nucleotide kinase family protein; the encoded protein is MTAYDDLLARAEALVASGKRSVLGIVGAPASGKTTLAWRLARALGNRAAVVGMDGFHLAQVELNRLRRADRKGAPDTFDAYGYVHLIRRLSEGTELVYAPEFRREIEEPIANAVPVSPKVPLVITEGNYLLLDTEPWDQLRPLLAEAWYLAPDEDERLERLVTRHRHYGRSLVEARQRALGSDQRNADLIAPTRERADLVVTDMELKQFAL
- a CDS encoding patatin-like phospholipase family protein — translated: MAAPLGKQPMGKALVLGGGGNTGYAWQWGMLTGLHEAGVDLAGADLLIGTSAGALAAAHLACGMDLRRQLEIMLSPPRRTDERTTPSQAPFAEALSALIDSGKPAAEIRARLGALALSARAGPESTLREIVADYLPGTGWPGRRLLVTAVDAASGALATFGVGSGASLVDAVAASCALPGVWSPVTIGTRRYLDAIIRSPTNADLAAGYARVVVLAPVPDIRGLPGAGVQEQTAPVRAAGEVLVLSPDEGTRAALGRDPRDASRQPEAARASLAQSASVAGRVRELWDS
- a CDS encoding S1 family peptidase, with translation MRIKRALTASAMALAAATAVLAPGSAAAAPPAPSDDVSPSIIGGTYGNYGPAARLYRNGRETCSATIIAPQWILTAKHCVGSGMSFRIGNPVASQGTYAAATNYYNHSADLSLVRLDRSVQASYAQLASSNPTRGATVNVYGWGATCRGNEAGCQSPRLKTATTTYYGISRDAYGGQALYLYRGNGITAGGDSGGPAVYGGTQVGVASTSNRSTVTNYTSVAAYRSWIRQVAGV
- a CDS encoding type I polyketide synthase, translated to MPSDARDPIAVVGIGCRFPGAHGPQEFWRLLRSGQDAVTEIPQRRRELGGFDQAARRELAGRKGGFLTGIEEFDPGFFGIPPRDAHRMDPQQRLLLETAWEALEDAGLCPRGQAGLSGRAGVFVGQSVADYWELQQRAVQGQRTEPQAALSGIRAMLSGYLSHLLELSGPSLSVDTACSSSLVAVRLAAQSLRTGECELALAGGVNLLLAQENFLGLARHGLFAGDGRCKFADAAADGFVRGDGVGLVVLKPLRSALAARDRVYAVLLGGALNNDGGRGGALGRPAAPGQSEVLRAAYLDAGVAAAEVDYVEAHGAGTAVGDPVELAALGEVLGAGRPAARALRVGSVKTNLGHTEAAAGIAGLIKAALCLHHARIPPSLHLHEPNPAIDWAGLPLTVPTTAEPLPERDRPHLAGVSSFGISGTNVHLVLAEAPRAAHPPEPPGPVVLTLSAHTPAALRALACAYPEYLERGEFALADLCHTAAVRRGHHPHRLAVLGNSAGELAARLRGFLAGDPGPGTVAGQATAPPRVAFVFPGQGAQWAGMGHELLETEPVFRDSLARCDRAVRAETGWSVLERLHGPAEGDPVQVLQPTLWAVQVALAALWRSWGIEPDAVLGHSMGEVAAACVAGALGVSEAAAVICRRSALAARLAGRGGMLSVALPAEAAAAAIAGRTGRVAVAVSNAPSATVLSGDRTALAEVAAELTERGVSCRWIEVTFAAHSPQVDELSGELRQRLAGLRARPPRITFQSTVPGGPPAGLLDAGYWVRNLREPVRFGDGAGRLLRAGITVFLELSPHPILLPAVAECAEAEGRPVTALPSLRRTEPEREGLLGSLAALHVRGCPVRWRRVYPGGRVVSLPPYRWDRGRYWITPQPRPAPGHPLLGTPVDTAGTERCWEGRLDWERNGYLADHRVREAIVFPGSGYCELAVAAVRELTGARAITITGVRLRTALLLRAGESPLLRVRLVPRPGSGWRVEILSNQDGGWVTHASGTARADAARPPAGESPAEVRARCREKLSGPGLYRRIGAGGNEWRERFQGVAEVWCGRGEALARVVCPESLRAELAGFHLHPAVLDACGQALAAAAGEPRGPLVLGGTREARIHGSLGERLWSHAVLTGRGPDGSPRGDLRVLDEAGNCVLELHGTSARYLRPGTPELYELRWERARGMRERRPETQGTWLVLPDAGGVGQRLRELLLAGGEDCLLAGPEVDPAGLALADAPIRGVVYLACLDLRADSPVPEALELGCGTVLRLVRALRGVRTRLWLVTCGAQPAGLPVRTPLAAPLWGLGRVLAQEHPCLRPTLVDLDERAPAAAAAALHRQLRAAGEENQLALRGPERYVARLARYRPPERAPETAGPSGGSYLVTGGLGGIGRRVAAWLAGRGARHLVLTGRSAGQAPELAGARVHYARVDVADEPAMRALLAGLRRRGWPPVRGVFHAAGVVEFALAEAIDPARLPELTRAKIAGALVLHRLFPGTELAEFVLFSSVAAVLHLPAMGSYAAGNAFLDALAHYRRARGEVATTVNWGVWHSVGMAARAGHSSRPALPEGMSGFAPEQGLALLERVLREGPAQVAAFTADWARVRAAHPAEARLPVLRELVPAGPEPAAAGEPERPVGRAAVTAYLVRQLAAVLELPPERIDQDTPLHRMGLGSLSALELRNRVTAALGVTLPVTQLLGGHSVAQLTETVLAEPTRAGGP